A stretch of the Streptomyces ortus genome encodes the following:
- the rox gene encoding rifampin monooxygenase — protein sequence MIDVIVVGAGPTGLMLAGELRLHGVHVVVLEKLTEPTAETRGRGLHTRSVELMDQRGLLDRFLAVSEKFQVGGFFGGIMKPWPDRLDTAHPYGLSTLQPVTERLLEERALELGAEIRRGCEVAGLSQDDPKADGDGDGDGDGDGDGVSVELADGTRLRARYVVGCDGGRSTVRRLLGVGFPGEPATVETLLGDMELTADTASVDAVVAEVRKTQLRFGTIPNGDGTYRVIVPADGVAEERATTPTLDEFKQRLRDVAGTDFGVHSPRWLSRFGDATRQAERYRVGRVLLAGDAAHIHPPTGGQGLNLGVQDAFNLGWKLAAAVDGWAPEGLLDSYHDERHPVGARVLDNTRAQITLLGTDAGAVALRELFSRLMDFEEVNRYITEMITAVGVRYDFGEGHDLVGRRMKDLDLTHGRLYSLMHEGRGLLLDRTGGLSVAGWTDRVDHVVDTSEQLDVPAVLLRPDGHVAWAGEDQEDLLAHLPKWFGGAAG from the coding sequence ATGATTGACGTGATCGTTGTGGGCGCGGGACCGACCGGCCTGATGCTGGCCGGCGAACTGCGGCTGCACGGTGTGCACGTGGTGGTGCTGGAGAAGCTGACCGAACCGACCGCGGAGACCCGGGGCCGTGGCCTGCACACGCGCAGCGTCGAGCTGATGGACCAGCGCGGGCTGCTGGACCGCTTCCTCGCGGTCAGTGAGAAGTTCCAGGTCGGCGGGTTCTTCGGCGGCATCATGAAGCCGTGGCCGGACCGGCTGGACACGGCCCACCCGTACGGCCTGTCCACCCTGCAGCCGGTCACCGAGCGGCTGCTCGAAGAGCGGGCCCTCGAACTCGGGGCGGAGATCCGGCGCGGCTGCGAGGTGGCCGGGCTGAGCCAGGACGACCCCAAGGCCGACGGGGACGGTGACGGTGACGGTGACGGTGACGGTGACGGGGTGAGCGTCGAGCTGGCGGACGGTACGCGCCTTCGTGCGCGCTACGTCGTCGGGTGCGACGGCGGGCGCAGTACGGTACGCCGCCTGCTCGGCGTCGGCTTCCCGGGCGAGCCCGCCACGGTCGAGACGCTGCTGGGCGACATGGAGCTGACCGCGGACACGGCGTCGGTCGACGCCGTCGTCGCGGAGGTCCGCAAGACCCAGCTGCGGTTCGGCACGATCCCCAACGGCGACGGCACGTACCGCGTCATCGTGCCCGCCGACGGGGTGGCCGAGGAGCGGGCGACCACGCCGACCCTCGACGAGTTCAAGCAGCGGCTGCGGGACGTCGCGGGCACCGACTTCGGGGTGCACTCGCCCCGCTGGCTGTCCCGGTTCGGTGACGCCACCCGGCAGGCCGAGCGCTATCGGGTCGGGCGGGTGCTGCTGGCGGGCGACGCGGCGCACATCCACCCGCCGACCGGCGGGCAGGGGCTCAACCTCGGGGTGCAGGACGCCTTCAACCTCGGCTGGAAGCTGGCCGCCGCGGTCGACGGCTGGGCGCCGGAAGGGCTCCTGGACAGCTACCACGACGAACGGCACCCGGTGGGTGCCCGCGTACTGGACAACACCCGTGCGCAGATCACGCTGCTGGGGACGGACGCGGGCGCGGTCGCGCTGCGGGAGCTGTTCTCCCGGCTGATGGACTTCGAGGAGGTGAACCGCTACATCACCGAGATGATCACCGCCGTGGGGGTCCGCTACGACTTCGGCGAGGGCCACGACCTGGTCGGCCGCCGGATGAAGGACCTGGACCTGACGCACGGGCGCCTCTACTCGCTGATGCACGAAGGACGCGGCCTGCTGCTCGACCGGACCGGCGGCCTCTCGGTGGCGGGCTGGACGGACCGCGTCGACCACGTCGTCGACACGAGCGAGCAACTGGACGTACCCGCGGTGCTGTTGCGGCCGGACGGCCATGTGGCGTGGGCCGGCGAGGACCAGGAAGACCTGCTCGCGCATCTGCCCAAGTGGTTCGGCGGCGCGGCCGGTTGA
- a CDS encoding alpha/beta fold hydrolase encodes MDVRHRNHVTVSGRPGGPVVMLAHGFGCDQNMWRLVVPALERDFTVVLFDHVGAGNSDLSAWSPARYSTLDGYVEDVLELCRELALGPVTFVGHSVSAMMGVVAAGREPEAFAGLVLLAPSPRFIDDPATAYRGGFDAEDIDELLGSLDANYLGWSGAMAPVIMGNPERPELGEELTNSFCRTDPDIARVFARVTFLSDNREDLALVRVPTLVAQCSSDAIAPREVGEFVHARIAGSRLVTLDATGHCPQLAAPEETTAAITSFVEALA; translated from the coding sequence ATGGATGTGCGGCACAGAAACCATGTGACGGTGTCCGGGCGGCCCGGCGGGCCCGTGGTGATGCTGGCGCACGGGTTCGGATGCGACCAGAACATGTGGCGTCTGGTGGTCCCCGCGCTGGAGCGCGATTTCACCGTCGTGCTCTTCGACCACGTGGGCGCGGGGAACTCGGATCTGTCCGCCTGGAGCCCGGCCCGGTACTCGACGCTCGACGGCTATGTGGAGGACGTGCTCGAACTGTGCCGGGAGCTCGCGCTCGGCCCCGTGACGTTCGTGGGGCACTCCGTGAGCGCGATGATGGGGGTGGTGGCCGCCGGCCGGGAGCCCGAGGCGTTCGCCGGGCTCGTGCTGCTGGCGCCCTCGCCCCGGTTCATCGACGACCCCGCGACCGCCTACCGGGGCGGGTTCGACGCCGAGGACATCGATGAGCTCCTGGGATCACTCGACGCGAACTATCTGGGCTGGTCGGGCGCCATGGCTCCGGTGATCATGGGAAATCCGGAGCGGCCGGAACTGGGTGAGGAGCTGACGAACAGCTTCTGCCGCACCGATCCGGACATCGCCCGGGTCTTCGCCCGCGTGACGTTCCTGTCCGACAACCGCGAGGACCTCGCCCTGGTGCGGGTCCCCACGCTGGTCGCCCAGTGCTCCAGTGACGCGATCGCTCCCCGGGAGGTGGGCGAGTTCGTGCACGCCCGGATCGCGGGAAGCCGCCTCGTGACGCTGGACGCCACCGGACACTGCCCGCAGCTCGCCGCCCCGGAGGAGACCACGGCGGCGATCACCTCGTTCGTGGAGGCACTCGCGTGA
- a CDS encoding SpoIIE family protein phosphatase translates to MFGDVAGGRGGGDRDSVDDRAEFSALLEESAEDLYEHAPCGFLSTRMDGRIAKVNTTLLNWLGYERDDLLGRRHFSDLLTVGGRLYHETHFAPLLRMQGEVSGIALELKAADGSRLPVLVTSTVRTGSDGQPLLIRTTLFDARDRRAYETELLRARKEAERERERLQRLATTLQRTLLPPALADVPGLNVSAYYHVASVDEVGGDFYDLFPLAEGTWGLFLGDVCGKGAAAAAVTSLARYTLRAAAVYNPDPVAVLANLNTVLNHEYNGVDPRFCTVVFGLLTPDPVRGGFHITLASGGHPPALLMRADGTTDSLPTPGGQLIGVLADAHIATTAVRLTPGDTLLLHTDGLTEAHVHSVDDREDRYGDDALLAFARALAPTTASDTVDAIRDLLDTFGTGVDDDTAVLAIHVPLPYGDEPL, encoded by the coding sequence GTGTTCGGCGATGTGGCGGGCGGCCGGGGTGGGGGCGACCGCGACTCCGTCGACGACCGGGCGGAGTTCTCCGCGCTGCTGGAGGAGAGCGCCGAGGACCTGTACGAGCACGCGCCCTGCGGTTTTCTGTCCACCCGGATGGACGGCAGGATCGCGAAGGTCAACACCACGCTGCTGAACTGGCTGGGCTACGAGCGGGACGACCTGCTGGGCCGCAGACACTTCTCCGACCTGCTGACCGTCGGCGGGCGGCTCTACCACGAGACGCACTTCGCTCCGCTGCTGAGAATGCAGGGCGAGGTCAGCGGTATCGCCCTGGAGCTCAAGGCCGCCGACGGCTCCCGGCTGCCGGTCCTGGTCACCTCGACGGTGCGAACGGGCAGCGACGGGCAGCCGCTGCTGATCCGTACCACCCTCTTCGACGCACGCGACCGCCGCGCCTACGAGACCGAACTGCTGCGCGCCCGCAAGGAGGCCGAGCGGGAACGCGAACGGCTCCAGCGCCTGGCCACCACCCTGCAGAGGACGCTGCTGCCGCCGGCCCTGGCCGACGTGCCCGGTCTGAACGTCTCCGCGTACTACCACGTCGCCTCCGTCGACGAGGTCGGCGGTGACTTCTACGATCTGTTCCCGCTGGCCGAGGGCACCTGGGGGCTGTTCCTGGGCGACGTGTGCGGCAAGGGGGCCGCCGCCGCGGCCGTCACCTCGCTGGCCCGCTACACCCTGCGGGCCGCGGCCGTGTACAACCCCGACCCCGTCGCCGTCCTCGCCAACCTCAACACGGTCCTCAACCATGAGTACAACGGCGTCGACCCCCGCTTCTGCACCGTCGTCTTCGGTCTGCTGACCCCGGACCCGGTCCGGGGCGGCTTCCACATCACCCTGGCCAGCGGCGGGCATCCCCCCGCCCTGCTGATGCGCGCCGACGGCACCACCGACTCCCTGCCCACGCCGGGCGGACAGCTCATCGGTGTCCTCGCCGACGCCCACATAGCCACCACCGCCGTCCGGCTGACCCCGGGCGACACCCTGCTGCTGCACACCGACGGCCTCACCGAGGCCCATGTCCACTCCGTCGACGACCGGGAGGACCGCTACGGCGACGACGCCCTTCTCGCCTTCGCCCGCGCGCTGGCTCCCACCACCGCCTCGGACACCGTCGACGCGATCCGCGACCTGCTCGACACCTTCGGCACCGGTGTGGACGACGACACCGCCGTCCTGGCCATCCATGTGCCCCTGCCTTACGGCGATGAGCCCCTGTGA
- a CDS encoding STAS domain-containing protein has translation MNRHLTLRVRTSPTGAVVELAGDLDHHSAPAVRAALPGLDLRPGRQLVLDLGGVTFCDSSGITAIIAARNHALAAGAGIALAAVPDSVSRIFRIVGLDQVFPIHPTVLAAETSWRPTPSG, from the coding sequence GTGAACCGGCACCTGACCCTCCGCGTCCGCACCTCTCCCACCGGAGCGGTCGTCGAGCTCGCCGGTGACCTCGACCATCACAGCGCCCCGGCGGTACGCGCCGCACTGCCCGGACTCGACCTGCGTCCGGGCCGCCAGCTCGTCCTCGACCTCGGCGGCGTCACCTTCTGCGACTCCAGCGGGATCACCGCGATCATCGCCGCGCGCAATCACGCCCTGGCGGCCGGTGCGGGCATCGCGCTCGCTGCGGTCCCCGACAGCGTCAGCCGGATCTTCCGCATCGTCGGCCTGGACCAGGTCTTTCCCATCCACCCGACGGTCCTGGCCGCCGAAACCTCCTGGCGGCCCACTCCGAGCGGGTGA
- a CDS encoding acyl-CoA dehydrogenase family protein, whose amino-acid sequence MRSSTDDGIAADFYDFESALSDEERKILLRTRAFMHDEVKPLVNENWAAGTFPTELITKFRESGLVGLSYEGYGEHRPAVSHLLTGMMALEMSRVDASVATFFGVHTGLAMYSVHSGGSQEQRDRWLPGMAAMDTIGAFALTEPLDGSDVAAGMGTTAERQGDTWVLNGAKRWIGNATFADHVVVWARDLADDQVKGFVVGKGTPGFVTEKIANKISLRIVENADITLTDVRVPEADRLQNVESFRDVAEVLRATRSGVAWQALGVMIGAYELALGYATEREQFGRPLAGFQLVQDLLVKSLGNITASWGMLLQLARLQDSGVFKDEHSSLAKAHVTARMREVVGWAREIFGGNGIVLDYDVARFFSDAEAIYSFEGTREMNTLIVGKAVTGESAFV is encoded by the coding sequence ATGAGATCTTCAACGGATGACGGGATCGCCGCCGACTTCTACGACTTCGAGTCCGCGCTGTCGGACGAGGAACGCAAGATCCTGCTGAGGACACGCGCGTTCATGCACGACGAGGTCAAGCCGCTCGTGAACGAGAACTGGGCGGCGGGCACCTTCCCCACGGAGCTGATCACGAAGTTCCGGGAGAGCGGCCTGGTGGGGCTGTCGTACGAGGGCTACGGCGAGCACCGTCCCGCGGTGAGTCATCTGCTGACCGGGATGATGGCGCTGGAGATGAGCCGGGTCGACGCGTCGGTCGCGACGTTCTTCGGCGTGCACACCGGCCTGGCCATGTACTCCGTCCACTCCGGTGGCAGCCAGGAGCAGCGGGACCGCTGGCTGCCCGGGATGGCCGCCATGGACACCATCGGGGCCTTCGCCCTGACGGAACCGCTCGACGGATCCGACGTCGCGGCCGGTATGGGCACCACGGCCGAGCGGCAGGGCGACACCTGGGTCCTCAACGGCGCCAAGCGCTGGATCGGCAACGCCACCTTCGCCGACCATGTAGTGGTCTGGGCGAGGGACCTCGCGGACGACCAGGTCAAGGGGTTCGTGGTCGGCAAGGGCACGCCGGGTTTCGTCACGGAGAAGATCGCGAACAAGATCTCCCTGCGGATCGTCGAGAACGCCGACATCACCCTGACCGACGTCAGGGTGCCGGAGGCCGACCGGCTCCAGAACGTCGAGTCCTTCCGTGACGTCGCGGAGGTCCTGCGCGCCACCCGCAGCGGGGTCGCCTGGCAGGCACTGGGTGTGATGATCGGCGCGTACGAGCTGGCCCTCGGCTACGCGACCGAGCGCGAGCAGTTCGGCAGGCCGCTCGCCGGTTTCCAGCTCGTACAGGATCTGCTGGTCAAGAGCCTCGGGAACATCACCGCCAGCTGGGGCATGCTGCTGCAGCTCGCGCGGCTGCAGGACTCGGGTGTGTTCAAGGACGAACACTCCTCGCTGGCCAAGGCCCACGTCACGGCACGGATGCGCGAGGTCGTCGGCTGGGCCCGGGAGATCTTCGGCGGCAACGGGATCGTGCTGGACTACGACGTCGCCCGCTTCTTCTCGGACGCGGAGGCCATCTACTCCTTCGAGGGAACCCGGGAGATGAACACGCTCATCGTCGGAAAGGCGGTCACCGGCGAGAGCGCGTTCGTCTGA
- a CDS encoding GNAT family N-acetyltransferase, whose amino-acid sequence MNRSITGRSGPVSVRRATARDAKRLTRLVRGSSAYEGRYAAMVAGYRVGPDYIETHRVFAAVATTEGREGHEGDRGREGQVLGFYSLVLAPPELDLMFVADHAQGRGVGRLLVAHMESEARAAGLDRVRVVSHPPAEGFYRSVGAVHVGTASATPPAVVWDRPELEFRIPTCK is encoded by the coding sequence ATGAACCGGAGCATTACGGGCAGGAGTGGCCCCGTCTCGGTACGCCGGGCCACCGCGCGGGACGCCAAACGGCTCACGCGGCTCGTACGCGGCTCAAGCGCCTACGAGGGCCGGTACGCGGCCATGGTGGCGGGCTACCGGGTCGGCCCCGACTACATCGAGACCCACCGCGTCTTCGCGGCCGTCGCCACCACGGAGGGCCGCGAGGGCCACGAGGGCGACCGGGGCCGTGAGGGCCAGGTCCTCGGGTTCTACTCGCTCGTCCTCGCCCCGCCCGAACTGGACCTGATGTTCGTCGCCGATCACGCACAGGGGCGCGGGGTGGGACGGCTGCTCGTGGCACACATGGAGTCCGAGGCCCGCGCCGCCGGGCTCGACCGCGTCCGCGTGGTGTCCCACCCTCCCGCCGAGGGCTTCTACCGCAGCGTGGGCGCGGTGCACGTCGGGACCGCGTCGGCGACACCGCCCGCGGTGGTGTGGGATCGGCCCGAGCTGGAGTTCCGTATCCCTACTTGCAAGTAG
- a CDS encoding SRPBCC family protein, with amino-acid sequence MPRTFTVTRDILVEASPSTVYEQVGRVSQMGRWSPENLGATVPGGDVPAHVGMVFEGRNKRRGFRWTTRCTVTAADPGRRLAFRVHAIGIRRPRLKAPIATWDYRFEAEGGGTRVTETWTDDRRSWPTLVANVFDRVATGGKTFADFQVGNIDRTLRNLKRELEAPAQS; translated from the coding sequence ATGCCCCGCACGTTCACCGTCACTCGCGACATCCTGGTCGAGGCGTCACCTTCGACGGTGTACGAGCAGGTCGGCCGCGTCTCACAGATGGGCCGCTGGAGCCCCGAGAACCTCGGCGCGACCGTCCCGGGCGGAGACGTGCCCGCCCATGTCGGGATGGTCTTCGAGGGGCGCAACAAGCGTCGCGGCTTCCGCTGGACGACCCGCTGCACGGTCACCGCGGCGGATCCCGGCCGGCGCCTCGCCTTCCGCGTCCACGCCATCGGCATCCGACGCCCGCGCCTGAAGGCGCCCATCGCCACGTGGGATTACCGGTTCGAGGCGGAGGGCGGCGGCACCCGGGTGACCGAGACCTGGACGGACGACCGGCGTTCCTGGCCCACGCTCGTGGCCAATGTCTTCGACCGCGTGGCCACCGGCGGCAAGACTTTCGCCGACTTCCAGGTCGGCAACATCGACAGAACGCTGCGCAATCTCAAGCGAGAACTGGAAGCGCCGGCACAGTCCTGA
- a CDS encoding DUF6328 family protein produces the protein MAVTDTPAPTTSSEHSAPGDASGDSEAPRERANRRWNEILQETRVAQTGVQILFGFLLSVAFTPGFRDLGIIDRTIYVVTVVLGAAATGSLIAPVSIHRFLAGQRMKNELVETAHRLMMFGMFLLALTIGSTLLLILRVVLPGLIAEFLVAGVMLYFAVCWYALPLWLRRRASREESA, from the coding sequence ATGGCCGTGACGGACACACCCGCCCCCACGACCTCCTCGGAGCACTCCGCGCCCGGAGATGCTTCAGGGGATTCGGAAGCGCCGAGAGAGCGGGCGAACCGTCGCTGGAACGAGATCCTTCAGGAGACCCGGGTCGCGCAGACCGGCGTACAGATCCTCTTCGGTTTCCTGCTCAGCGTGGCCTTCACCCCCGGGTTCCGGGACCTCGGCATCATCGACCGGACGATCTACGTCGTCACCGTCGTCCTCGGCGCGGCGGCCACCGGTTCCCTCATCGCCCCGGTGTCGATCCACCGCTTCCTGGCGGGTCAGCGGATGAAGAACGAACTGGTGGAGACCGCCCACCGGCTGATGATGTTCGGAATGTTCCTGCTCGCCCTGACCATCGGCTCGACCCTGCTGCTCATACTGCGGGTCGTTCTGCCGGGCCTCATAGCGGAGTTCCTGGTCGCGGGCGTGATGTTGTACTTCGCCGTGTGCTGGTACGCGCTGCCGCTCTGGCTGCGCCGACGGGCCTCGCGAGAGGAGAGCGCCTGA
- a CDS encoding SRPBCC family protein yields the protein MSASLVETVDIQAPVSVTWALWSDVTRWPSFLSHVRLVEPLDERRFAWQLSLPGADKNFVAELAEVVPEERIAWHTVEGVHHAGVVTFHRLSDTSSRVTLQIEYDPKGFVERLGALTNLDSALANYDLGEFQKLAETAAAA from the coding sequence GTGTCCGCATCCCTGGTGGAGACCGTCGACATCCAGGCCCCTGTTTCCGTCACCTGGGCCCTGTGGAGCGATGTGACTAGGTGGCCGTCCTTCCTCAGTCACGTACGACTGGTGGAGCCCCTGGACGAACGGCGTTTCGCCTGGCAGCTGTCCCTGCCCGGGGCGGACAAGAACTTCGTCGCCGAACTGGCCGAGGTGGTCCCCGAGGAGCGGATCGCCTGGCACACCGTCGAGGGCGTGCACCACGCGGGAGTTGTCACCTTCCACCGCCTCAGTGACACATCGAGCCGTGTCACCCTGCAGATCGAGTACGACCCGAAGGGTTTCGTCGAGCGCCTGGGCGCCCTGACCAACCTGGACTCGGCGCTCGCCAACTACGACCTCGGCGAGTTCCAGAAACTCGCCGAGACCGCTGCGGCTGCCTGA
- a CDS encoding alkene reductase, translating to MTSTSLFQRYDLGELTLPNRVVMAPMTRVRAAAGGLATPSMTTYYAQRASAGLIVSEGVQPSLIGQSNPGTPGLHTDEQQASWRPVTDAVHANGGRIFAQLMHGGRVSHPDTTGTWPVGPSAVAAVGDVFTPTGPQPAPVPRALETAEVPEHARSYGDAARRAVEAGFDGVELHGANGYLISQFLSSNANLRTDRYGGSVAHRIRFAVEAVSATVEAVGAGRTGIRLSPGGTFWGVEETEVTELYTALLGELARLEVAYVHIEATTDEEVLLELRRAWPGTLVMNPVLPMGPKQTGRSDADHWLGLGADLISFGRAFIANPDLVERLRTGVPVAPVDETTYYQGGDAGYLTYPAYQYTA from the coding sequence GTGACGAGCACGAGTCTGTTCCAGCGTTACGACCTCGGTGAACTGACACTGCCCAACCGCGTCGTGATGGCCCCCATGACCCGGGTGAGGGCGGCGGCCGGCGGTCTGGCCACGCCGTCGATGACCACCTACTACGCACAGCGGGCGAGCGCCGGGCTGATCGTGTCCGAGGGCGTCCAGCCCAGCCTGATAGGGCAGTCCAACCCCGGTACACCGGGTCTGCACACCGATGAACAGCAGGCGTCGTGGCGGCCGGTGACGGACGCCGTGCACGCCAACGGCGGCCGGATCTTCGCCCAGCTCATGCACGGCGGGCGGGTCTCGCACCCCGACACCACGGGTACGTGGCCGGTCGGCCCGTCGGCGGTGGCCGCCGTCGGCGACGTGTTCACGCCGACCGGGCCGCAGCCCGCGCCCGTGCCCCGCGCACTGGAGACCGCGGAAGTGCCGGAGCACGCCCGCTCCTACGGTGACGCGGCACGCCGGGCCGTGGAGGCGGGATTCGACGGCGTGGAACTGCACGGCGCCAACGGCTACCTGATCTCGCAGTTCCTCTCCTCCAACGCCAACCTGCGGACGGACCGTTACGGCGGCTCCGTGGCCCACCGGATCAGGTTCGCCGTCGAGGCGGTGTCCGCGACCGTCGAGGCGGTCGGAGCGGGGCGCACGGGCATCCGGCTTTCCCCGGGCGGGACCTTCTGGGGCGTGGAGGAGACGGAGGTCACGGAGCTGTACACCGCTCTGCTCGGCGAGTTGGCGCGCTTGGAGGTGGCGTACGTACACATCGAGGCGACCACGGACGAAGAGGTGCTGCTGGAACTGCGCCGCGCCTGGCCCGGCACCCTCGTCATGAACCCGGTCCTGCCCATGGGGCCCAAGCAGACCGGCCGGTCGGACGCCGACCACTGGCTCGGTCTGGGTGCGGACCTCATCAGTTTCGGCCGCGCCTTCATCGCCAACCCCGACCTGGTGGAACGCCTGCGCACGGGTGTCCCCGTCGCACCGGTCGACGAGACGACCTACTACCAGGGCGGCGACGCCGGATACCTGACCTATCCGGCGTACCAGTACACCGCCTGA
- a CDS encoding MerR family transcriptional regulator has translation MRIGELAERAGVSVRSLRYYEEQKLLTSTRSASGQRHYTEYEIERVRFIQKLYAAGLSSRTIAELLPCVDSPSEENSDAALERMSEERDRLTAHIAELVQTRDALDRLMTSARAYRDQFPAAAACA, from the coding sequence ATGCGCATCGGAGAGCTGGCGGAACGGGCCGGTGTCAGCGTCCGGTCGCTGCGCTACTACGAGGAACAGAAGCTGCTCACCAGCACCCGCAGCGCGAGTGGACAGCGGCACTACACGGAGTACGAGATCGAACGCGTCAGGTTCATCCAGAAGCTCTACGCGGCCGGTCTGTCCAGCCGGACCATCGCCGAACTGCTCCCCTGTGTCGACTCACCCAGCGAGGAGAACTCGGACGCCGCCCTGGAGCGTATGAGCGAGGAGCGCGACCGGCTCACCGCGCACATCGCGGAACTCGTCCAGACCCGCGACGCCCTCGACCGGTTGATGACGTCGGCCCGGGCGTACCGCGACCAGTTCCCGGCTGCCGCGGCCTGCGCCTGA